GAGATTAATTCCAGCTTGGAGTTTTACTTGTCCTAGTCACAAAATGCTTCCAATGGATTTCAAACTCATGCCATTGAGGGAGCAGGTAGCTCGCCAATTAAAAGATCAATTACTTTTTTGCAAagggaaaatataaaaattagtaAACAGTGTAAGTGGTGTCACAAATTGATTATTtgctaaaaatatatatagtcttatttttttatctaACGTTTGTGTGAATCAAACGGGGTACTGTATTAAAAGCTCAATGACAAGGATATTTATTGCTGGTGATTTCCTTTGTACGTTTGAGCAATTAATTGAAGCCCAAGCCATGTATCTTATCCGCATGTCTCGTCATTACTTAAATCTAATATCAATAATTCAGtgaatgtgtttttttaatttttctttttattaaccTAATCTACAATATTATTCAGTGAACGCATCATGGACTATGTGTtccttattttaatttgtttctttaaattaatataattaagtGTGAGCACACACAAAAAATGTCAATTTCGCATGTGtcattaattgttttttattttattttgttgataaAATGGTGTGACAATATCAATATGCTTCCTCCTCCTGCCATTTAATTAAATTGGTAAGAAACTTagagagaaaggaaaatggttgttttaattaaatttaaaaaaagaagggagtaATGGTCAACCATGCATTTATAAATTTAGTGCTTTACTATTTTTTTCCCGGACTTGGTTTCTTCGAGAAGAAAAATGGTAAGGATGGAATGGTCAAGtgatttaatttttgaaatctTGCTTTATTTAAGCAAATTGAAATGATGACGGGTCAATGTCAACAAGGATGGCCTTAATAAATTAGGTGAAACAAACGAGTGAATATATAGCTAAACAGAGAGAACTCTTCAAAGTCAAACAACTTCATATTCTAATTCAGATTTTATCATTAAAAGCAATGCACCAGAGGCCCATGTCAAAGTacataccacaaaatctttcttctttttgggggcctggttttgtttgggcttgaaaattgctttcttccgactaaaacaaagaagaaaaagaggctCGAATAAGTATATACACATAAATCAAATGAAGCAACACAAAAAAGATGAATGTTATTATGATGGTTTGCTGAGCTTTAAACATATATGAGCTTTGACAGGCTTGTGATCAGAACTGTGAATGTCGTCCATGGCTTCGTACGAATGCAACGTTACATGGATTTCCTCCGCGTCTTGAGTCTTGAACAAAATCCGATCCGTCCACGATGGCATTCTCTCCTGTGCGCAGGTATGTCAACATTGAACTGATAATTAATTACAACTGCGAATGAGAAAAGTGAGAGATGAAATATTGATGTATACCTTGTAACTTGTATCATAATTGCTGCTTCCAatgttatatttatatgtggGTTTAAACGTTAATGTGCCCTCGCTATAACCTTCGAAGATCTGTCCTCTCTCAGCCTCTTGTCAGAGCTGGTCATTGTTAGTGAGTAGCTGTATTTAATCAGAAATAAGTAAGCTATATTTTGGTGGATGACATGTATATCGATAGTTTGAGGTaaatatgaaacaaaaatCTTGATGAAGAAATGTTGAATgaaccttaaaaaaaattgaggaaACGGACCCCTACGATGAAACGAGCTAAGCATAAAGTGAaggaaattaaataataattttgttatGAACACAACTTACTCTTTGAAGATCATTGTGTATGAGATCTCTTGCGGGATAGTTGCCGATCCCTTGTATCCTGTAGTTGAGATCTCCCAACCAAACAGTAATTTGAGCAGGTCTTGCATAAGGGTTCAGTTTCTGTGAGAAAAGAGATTCAGATACGTTTCTGAATTCAGAATTTCTCTTCTCCACGTTCTGAGCATGAGCTACACATATTATACACACAAAAACACGCACgcaaattagggaaaaaaagaCCACAAAATATCATGGGCTCAAGTGTAGTGGGTGACTTGGTAGGCCCAAATGTATGGCCAATTTTTAGATACTGGGAAGGGAAGGGAATATTAATTACCAGAGAGATGGCAAGAGATGAACACCATCGTAATGCCTTTGTAGTTAAGGCGGATTGCCACCGCTCCTTTCTTTCTCCTAATTAGTCCTCCAAAGCCCCCTACTGGACTCTTATCAATCTTCACTTCTGTATATCAGTAAGTATatcaggaaaaaaagaaaaagaaaattttcaatcgAATCGAAACCTATTCGTGAGCTTGACTTTCTAGCTAGTAGAGAATTCATGTATACCCTTTACCTTTGGTGAACAAATCTGAGTCCTTTAGCCCAAACACATAGAGGTGTATGgattgcatgatggattttcCCAACAAGCTTCATGCACAAGGAGAAATGAAAGGTCAAGCTTAATATAAAGTTATTAGTTAGGGTTAAGTACATATAAacatttcaaataaattaataaaacttgaaacaaaaagaaaagattttatATGTCTCAGTCTGTCTCACATGTGAGAGTCAAGCAGCGCTGCCTGTAAAAGTCGTGAAATATTTTTGCGGGGCACCTCCTGCAGACCTACGACCAAAAGATCAAACTTCCGATTGTTCCCAACCAGCTCTGCCATATCTTTGTAGGTGACCTATTATCTCCAGACAAACAAGAATAAGAAAAActgtttaatatttaataatcATCACCATGATTCATGAAGCTAAAATTAAGATGTTTGTAATTAAGCAAGCATGAAGTTGAGGTATACCTGGCCATTCATGTTCCAGGTCACGACGCAAATACAGAGATCTGAATAGCTTGAGAAATCACAACGGTTGTCTACTCTTACTGTCTTTAATCCTTCATGCGACATGGTTGCACCATGGCTGTCCAGGGAACCCAGCTGTATTGGTTTTCGCCTTATCATGAATCTTCTTCTACGGAGTTTACAAAACCCATAATAACTATAAGTTGTTTTCCAAGAGTGAAGAAGGAAGAATCAATCTTTCTAAAAAAGAGGATAAAATCCAACAGAACAACCTACTAACTTAACTTAAACTGATATAATTAAGTAAGAAAATGCTCAATACCCTTTGGCAGCGTGAATGGAGCTGAAATTTCCCATGGTCTTGCTTCTTCACCAAAGCCTACAGGTACGTTGTACCGTATTGCTTTTTCCTCTTCTGTAAAATTCAATCGCAAAATTCAAAACGGACAGAACCTTGAATGCTAGAGTGTGAAGGGCACACATTGACTTGGACTTATATAATTAATAGCAAAATgcaccatatatatatatatacaagctACAAGCAGAGAAAAAAAGCTAGCCACAATTATTTTCCAATTGGCGGTGCgtatgagaaaggaaagtCAAACTTGTAAATTATTCGCATATTGCCTTTTAACACATTATTTCTTATTTGTCCACAAGTTAGGTTAGGATGTGGAAAATGCAGACAAGTTAAAATAACACTTGAAAAGGACCTTTCATGATCGATCGATCCCCTCGTAAGTTCTCATGCGTCATAATAAAGATAACGTGAAGTCATGCATGGAAATTTCAATGGGATCAGCTTGATAGAATCTGTACGTTGTGGCTCTCGACGTAGAGCTCAAGCCCACGAGACGAGACCATCTGATTTCGGAAGTACCTTGCCGGCCTGGGTTTTAGCTTGTTCAAAAATGAGCAAGGGCAAACGCAAAGGACAAGTAGAAGCTTGCAAGTTATTGATGCCATATTTCCTTGTCAATTTGAACACAAATTCACACATCTGCATAATATAATGAAAGTAAGTGAACCAAGTTTTGACAAACATGATACCAATCCCCCCGACCAATGTTTACCAGAAATAATGTATCCAAGTTCATTTAGAATTTTGTTTCATCACGATATATTTAGTACTATATATGCGTATGGAGGTCTCTTTGTTCAACATATATAGTAAGcatattaaaactaaaaacaaataaacaaataaaatgttgCGATTAGAAAGTTAATTGCTATTgtttttcaaactcaaatttgaaatatgaatgTACGTGGTGGttattcaaaaatatatttaaaaaaatgttttctAATACaccaattttgaaaattgaatcaTTATCTGACCAAGAAACTAGAAGCAACTCTAAGTAAGGTAAAAACTCCTACATTGAAATATTACAAGAAGGGAGGACTCTCCCTcacctatataaggagaccacTCTCCACTTAGAAAGGGATCTCTAGGCTGGGCTTCATCTTTAGTCATGAGCTTCTACTTTCTTCTCTTTATATCTGGGGCCAACCCCAtgtacaaatataaataaacattattataataatgatAATATAATTCTCCGTTGACTCATTCTTTAAGGGTGAATCAAGTATATAttgtcttctatatgtttatcaCTTACCCAAATATTAACACACATTctgaaggtcctcaccttcaccTATCATCAATCATACCTCATCGCTAAGTTGAGCCCAAAAGTGCTGAAActttttgagcatcaacaaacTGTGAGTCTCTGAGAATTATAAAACTTtggaaaaatatttaatttgtggACAAAGCCAAATGTTGAAAGTTGTGGATTTCTCGCGGGGAAAACACTggttatataattttaaatatgtgaaagaacaaaaatccaTTGTCGTCTAGTCCGGTTTAGGATACCTGGCTTTCACCCAGGCGACCCGGGTTCAAATCCCGGCAATGGAAATAAAGCTTAtctatttttgcatttttgtttttaacaaagTGCCTAAGCTTTTGATTTCACCGGGTTCGTCTGGTCTATATCAGCACTCTGTAAGCCGAGCTTTTTCCTTCAAATCTACTGAAGACCCATTTAGAATTTTCGATTTGCAAGATTTCTTTTATTCCACAAAGCCCCTCGTCTGATCCCGCACTCTCACTTCCTAAATAATTTGTATGtgataatatgtttttttttttctcctttttttttgggttcaactTCTTGCTTATCGAATTTGATTCTTAAAATGTCTGAAATTCTTAATTTTAGTTTGGTGGATCCGCTGCCAGACAACATGATCCGCTAACTGGTACTTGTCTTGGGAATCAAAACTTGCCTGGCTTACTATCTCCATATTTTAGGGACAAATCGAAGGCGATATGGTAAGCCGccgtttgtttttattttgtgtaattttaataatttcattCGATTGGGTATATATTATGGGTGCTTTGCTTGTGAGTCCTtaattctctttctttgttaatCTACCCTGTGCCCTAACTTAAAGCTGGtaaatttatttgttgttgGGTATGGAAAGTATAAATTTCTCCCCTGTTAATCTTCCTTTCTGGTTGGCATTTCAGTGGTCAGAACAGGATGAAACATGCTTCTTTTGTATATATGACCATATCAAATCTGGCTGTTGGTTGTGAGAGTAAGAATATGAACTTTGTTATCTCTGTCTCAAGCACTCCAGTTGCAGTCTAAATGATCTAGAAACTACCGGTCTTTGTATTAAActaatgattatttttttcaattccttgaATATCTTAGATGCAAAGACAACCACTGAAGTCCCCTTGCAAACCGCAGATGGAGTTGGATAGGATTAGCAACTTACCGTGTCATGTAGCAGAACAAATTCTGTCGTGTTTGCCGATTAGGGAGGCAGTGAGGACAAGTGTTTTGTCAAGCAAGTGGAGGTACAAATGGGCTATGGTTGCGCATCTTGTGTTCGATAATCACTGTCTCTCGGCTCAAAACCGAACAACCTTTGTCAACATTGTTGATCATGTACTCTTACTTCACATTGGCCCCATACACAAGTTCAAGCTTTCAAATCGAGATTTTCTAGCCACTAGTGATATTGATCGATGGATTCTTCATCTATCAAGAAGCTCTATCAAAGAGTTCATACTTGAAATTTGGAAAGGGAATCGCTACAAGATGCACTCATCTGTATTTTCTTGCCAAGATATGACTCATTTGGAGTTATTTAATTGTTTGTTAAGACCTCCGCCAACATTCAAAGGCTTCAGCAGATTGAAGAGCCTTGATCTTCAGCATGTTACCTTGGCCCAAGACGTCTTTGATAATATGGTTGTTCGCTGTCCTCTGCTTGAGAAATTGACTGTGATGAACTTTGACGGTTTCACCCTTCTCAACATTGATGCACCAAATCTCCAATTCTTTGACGTTGGAGGTGTTTTTGAAGATGTTAATTTTAAGAATACCTTAAATCTTGCTGTAGTCTCCATTGGTTTGTACGAGCATGTTTGCAACTACCAAAGACGAGGGCCTCCTGGCAGTTCTAGCCATTTGCTCAAGTTTTTTGCTCACCTGCCTCGTATTCAAAGACTGGAAATTCAGAGTTACTTTTTAAAGGTAATTGAGGGTTGTGTagttttactttcatttagtGAGCATTCACTTGGCCATGAGAATTTGAGTATATTGATTGAGTTCGCTTTTTTCTATATCCTTTCATCTCCAGTATTTGGCTATTGGTACCTTGCCAGCAAAGCTGCCTAAACCATGTCTAGTTCTGAATTATCTTTCTATTCGCATAAGCTTCACTGATTCAGATGAGATCTTAACTGCTGTGTGCCTTTTGAGAAGCTCCCCTGCTCTACAAGAATTAGAAATTTTGGTGAGTTTTATTCTACTGATGCATGCAGTATGTTTCTGTTCagttaaaaatttcaaaccaacTGGTCCAACTATACTCTAGAAAATTGGTTCAGGGAGctgttttattataaattcCAGAATATAATACCATAGACGTTGTCCTTATGCAGGTCCGGCCAGAGGATACAACTTGTGCAGGAACGGTTAACTTTCAGTTAGATGACAACTGGAATGGTCCAATTGCCCGACTCCGCCGTGTGAAAATAAACGGCATCGCTGGTACCAAACCCGAACTAGAATTCATCAGACTTCTACTTTTAGGTTCACCTGCGCTTGAGAAGATGACTGTTAAGCCCGCTTCTGTCAACTGTGGTTGGGAGATTGTAAAGAAGTTGCTTCAGTATAGGCGCGCCTCAGTACATGCAGAGATAATCTACTTGGACCCATGACATGACTCATTAATGAGTTTTGGCAGCTATGAGGACTTTCCTGCTGAAAGGAATGTTGGTTTTGTATAAAGTATTAATGAtgtatgtttatttttctgaacAATGTCTCATGTTGGCAGTGCCCCTGCATTTGTGGAATCTGGTATCCGTAAGCTCTGAGATCTGGATTAACTTGGCATGAATATTGTATAAAGCATGCGATTAGAGCACTTCCATccatttgtcatggcaaaagGTAGAGAGAGGTAAGGgctactattcatgtgaatagttgCAGTCCTTGCAAAAGGCTTGTGGTATTTCAACCCGTTGCTATGACaactactattcacatgagatatgaggatAGAAATTTATATAGAGTTTTATTGTGAGAAgtaaaaaatatgactaagtatttattttaaaaaaaaatctgaaattgttagtattttttaaaatcttttttagatttgatttttttgattGTTGACGTCATCACTAACGTTAACATAATgtcaaaaaaacccaaatcagAGCAAAGACTGATTTTGCCTAAGAGCCAATTCAGACTTGTGGAGCCCACTAACAGCTCCGGCAGCATTTGTCCGCAAGAAGCCCTTTTCGGGCCTAGGTGCCCCCATGCCTGGGGCCGCTGGAAGTGCTCACAGGAGATGATATTTTGTAACTGTGAAGCAGCTAATTTACATCTACCAGCCAACCAGCTTCCTTCTACGCCGCCGGTTGTATTCGTGTACCATGTACTACTATTACATGTTCTTTCATATCACATCAAAATATTTGTTGATtccatatatatagagagtTTCGGGACATGGTGTTCGCTGAAGAGAGGCTCAACCTACCCTTCTACACTTATAGTCAAACTTGAGCCAATAATTTAGTTAGCCACCGAATTTCTTGAGGGATATTCATTGCATGAAaagtataaatattttattgggtATTTACAGTTTAGGAAGTCCGGTCTTGCTTGCACTGAAGAAATCTGAAGGTGGTACAGGCACAGAAAGCATGTATAACTCATGTGAATAAGGCCTGAAAGTAATTCATATCACGCAAAAAGCATGTGAACAGTaggatttatttgtttatttattgaatGGTTCTAAACTTATAATAAAACGGACATGTGCGAGGGAGGGGGGGAACTCTGAACTCTATCTCTAATCCATTGGGCGGTGCCCACGTTATATTCAGAGCTGTGAGTCTGATTGGATTTCGAGACCCACAACCACAGAATTGGTGAGACGTGTGTAAAATCTGACGGCTCTAGGGCCTGTGTGGAGTGTGTCCTAGCTCGTCTGGACGTCGTATATAAGTTATAACTACCAGTCAAACTATTATCACGCATACCTTACCAACCTGCAAAATGGTAAGACAAAACGGACACGGCTCACTCGCCGAGTCACTGTGTCCGTAGCTAGCCAGTCCACCCACAACAACCAAGAACCCCCTACAATCTCACGTTCTATTCCAAATTCTAAGTGGGTCGGGGGTTGAtataacacacacacacgaaAACAAACCAATAAACCATCTTTGGCTTTCTTCAGACTCTGCTCTGCAGCACACAAGACAGAGTCATGGACAATAATACCCCGCTCCTCGCTTCGAACCACAGCGGCCATGAACAAGAAGAGAAAGTCGGCATTGTTAAGGAGTTCGGGATCGAGTCCAAGAAGCTATGGAAGATTGCGGGCCCGGCTATCTTCACCGCCATATGCCAGTACTCCTTGGGTGCTCTCACTCAGGTCTTTTCCGGGTTCGTCGGGGATGTCGAGCTAGCCGCCGTCTCCGTCGAGAACTCCGTCATCGCCGGCCTGGCTTTCGGTGTCATGGtaattaattttcatataGGAAATTGTTTTAGCATTAATAATATCTGTAAATATTGGGAGCTAATTATTGGTTAATTAATAACTTGGCAGCTGGGAATGGGGAGTGCACTGGAGACGCTGTGTGGGCAAGCATACGGTGCGGGGCAGATCAGGATGTTGGGGATATACATGCAGAGATCGTGGATCATTTTGCTGGTAACAGCTTGTGTTTTGGTGCCGGTCTATGTTTGGTCGCCTCCCATTCTTGAGCTGGTTGGAGAGACCGATCAGATCTCAGAGGCCGCCGGttcgtttttttttaaattccccttttctttcctgtttaatatatatattaagtaaGATTATATGCGAAATTAGTAAAATTCTTAAGGTAAACTTTGGAAAAGTCCaaatgagagagaaattttttaaaataagtcaaaatgaacaaaattatccttatttatttttggattttctaagaaatattttaaatttgcatgtatttggtttgaaaattgagagaattttctgtctttttaaaatttttttggtttttttcaaaagtgaaatttttttttatggataaaacttaaatttactAAATTGTTATCACATTGACGTCACGTGCAAGAAATTTAAGTTTGGTTTTTGTACGTATCCATTAAAGAAggctaattaataattaatagaAGCTGGCCAACACATGGCAATTCCTTATTAAAACAATCCCactgaaaaacaaagaaatctttttttatttaaagacttggatttgtggtattaattaattaatcatatcATTCACAAGTTTGGCCaaatctttctttccttctttctttaatcAAAAGATTAttactttctttgtttctagAATTGTTCATTAATTTGCTGAAAATGGGCTTGTCTCAAGGCCATCGACGCCTATAAGTCTTCCCAGCCCCAAAGCCAACTTGTTTGCCCAAAAATGGAAGTCACTTTTTCTCtgccttttaaaattttctcctTGTCGGAAGATTGCCCtgtagtttttttcttctctgttttcgTAACTTCCCATTTGTGAGTTGGTACTTCTGTAAAGTTTGACAAGTATTGGGGTCTTTATGGTGCAGGAAAGTTTGCTTTGTGGATGCTTCCACAATTGTTTGCCTACGCACTCAATTTTCCCATACAAAAGTTTTTGCAAGCACAGAGGAAGGTCTTTGTCATGGCCTGGATATCAGCTGTAGTGCTAGTATTACATGCAGTATTCAGCTGGTTGTTGATATTGAAGCTTGGGTGGGGCTTAATTGGGGCAGCAGTCACACTCAACACATCATGGTGGCTAATTGTTATTGCCCAATTGTTGTACATCTTCATCACCAAGTCAGATGGTGCTTGGAGTGGATTCTCTTGGCTTGCATTTGCAGACTTATTTGGCTTTGTTAAGCTCTCTTTAGCTTCTGCTGTCATGTTAtggtatttttcttctcctttaaGTCCTATGGTCTATGTGAAGTATAATATTTTGGTACCATATGCTGATTAAAGGTTGCTTGCTGTGCAAAATGCAGCTTGGAATTCTGGTACTTGATGGTGCTAGTGGTTATAACAGGCCGTTTGAAGAACCCTTTGATCCCAGTTGATGCCATCTCTATTTGGTAATGTGCTTTAGTTATCTAGAAAGTTTGATAGAAAATAGTGATTTCATGGGTTTTTTCACAGAACCATGAACTTTTAGTGTTTTGACCTTACCCTCACAATTATTTATGCAGCATGAACATAAATGGATGGGATGCAATGATTGCGATTGGGTTTAATGCTGCAATAAGGTATAATTATGCtcccttcatcttcttttttttccttgtttattTCTTCCATCCCaatttgttctgtttttaaactttttataaaaataacatTCCGTGTTTCATGAAAAACTAATTTACCTTGTGATGTATGTTGCAACAGTGTGAGAGTATCAAATGAACTTGGAGCTGGAAATGCCAAGATAGCGAAATTTGCTGTGGTAGTGGTTTCCGTCACTTCAGTGGCTATAGGAGTGGTTTGCTTGGCTGTAGTTTTGACAACAAGAGATTATTTCCCGTACCTTTTCACCAACAGTGAAGCCGTTGCTAAGGAAACTACTCAACTTGCACTCTTGCTTGGAGTCACAGTCCTTCTCAACAGCCTTCAACCAGTCTTATCTGGTAAATACtaaacacaaacacacaatatatgtaaaagtaaattttcttgttcttAACTGTTTATTGTCTTTAAATTGTTTCTGCAGGTGTCGCTGTTGGAGCAGGATGGCAAGCTCTTGTTGCATACATCAACATTGGATGTTACTATATCGTCGGATTGCCAGCTGGAATACTTCTTGGATTCACATTTGGTTTTGGAGTGGAGGTGATACAAAGTtccttcctctctttctttgtcACTTGGAAACGATATCTTATATGGGCTAATTAATTGTGTTTAGTTTCCCtccaaattcaattttttgaaCTTGTGTGTTCTGTAGGGTATTTGGTCAGGGATGATTGGTGGCATTGCCTTGCAAACCCTAATCTTGATCGTGGTCGTTTCCTTAACTAACTGGAACAAAGAAGTCAGTATTTCTTACTcaactctctctttccctctccatCCATATCCACTCTTATCCTCAAATCACGTTCTTTTGCTTAAAacagataaatttttatttatgttttatgaAATGTGCAGGCTGATGAAGCAGAGAGCCGTGTCCAGAAGTGGGGAGGAGGAGTAGCTGCACAGGATTAAATCAAagactaaacataaaaattgaagAGTGCCACAGCAGCCACACAGGCTGTTCTTGTCTTTGTTGCTTTTGCAGGCAACCATTGCCAATGCTGTGCAATGCATCATTGTGCTAAATCAAGATTTTGATGCTGAAACTTAAATTGATTGGTAAGAACTTGAGTGAGCAACGGTGACACACATCGCTTCTtttgttgtaaaaaaatttccatgcTAAAATGGTGCAGCATCGGCAGTGTagtcaattttcaatttttcacgTGACACAAATATAGCTGTACCGCTTTGGACCTGTAGTACAATTCAGGCATTTCTTGTCTTTGTTAATTTTTAGgggagttttgtttttgtacttttatttgtttagcAATAAAAACTATCGCTtgtcctaaaaaaaaaaaaaaaaatacttaaaactagtcaaacaatatgggtaGTGTTATAAACttggaggaaattgaagaGAGATAATTAGGAGAATTGAAGAGAATCAAAACtgatctcttcttcttcagatTGCATTCGTTTATATAATTAGAATGTGGGCCCctttccaacatgtgggctccacacccaataatttacaacactcccccttggagaccacaaatgatatggaatatgtctcgttaaaaaccttgccagtaaaacccagtgggacaaa
The window above is part of the Prunus dulcis chromosome 1, ALMONDv2, whole genome shotgun sequence genome. Proteins encoded here:
- the LOC117615353 gene encoding LOW QUALITY PROTEIN: type IV inositol polyphosphate 5-phosphatase 11 (The sequence of the model RefSeq protein was modified relative to this genomic sequence to represent the inferred CDS: substituted 1 base at 1 genomic stop codon), which encodes MGNFSSIHAAKGRRFMIRRKPIQLGSLDSHGATMSHEGLKTVRVDNRCDFSSYSDLCICVVTWNMNGQVTYKDMAELVGNNRKFDLLVVGLQEVPRKNISRLLQAALLDSHILLGKSIMQSIHLYVFGLKDSDLFTKEVKIDKSPVGGFGGLIRRKKGAVAIRLNYKGITMVFISCHLSAHAQNVEKRNSEFRNVSESLFSQKLNPYARPAQITVWLGDLNYRIQGIGNYPARDLIHNDLQRLLTNNDQLXQEAERGQIFEGYSEGTLTFKPTYKYNIGSSNYDTSYKERMPSWTDRILFKTQDAEEIHVTLHSYEAMDDIHSSDHKPVKAHICLKLSKPS
- the LOC117628166 gene encoding F-box/FBD/LRR-repeat protein At1g13570-like isoform X1 — encoded protein: MMQRQPLKSPCKPQMELDRISNLPCHVAEQILSCLPIREAVRTSVLSSKWRYKWAMVAHLVFDNHCLSAQNRTTFVNIVDHVLLLHIGPIHKFKLSNRDFLATSDIDRWILHLSRSSIKEFILEIWKGNRYKMHSSVFSCQDMTHLELFNCLLRPPPTFKGFSRLKSLDLQHVTLAQDVFDNMVVRCPLLEKLTVMNFDGFTLLNIDAPNLQFFDVGGVFEDVNFKNTLNLAVVSIGLYEHVCNYQRRGPPGSSSHLLKFFAHLPRIQRLEIQSYFLKYLAIGTLPAKLPKPCLVLNYLSIRISFTDSDEILTAVCLLRSSPALQELEILVRPEDTTCAGTVNFQLDDNWNGPIARLRRVKINGIAGTKPELEFIRLLLLGSPALEKMTVKPASVNCGWEIVKKLLQYRRASVHAEIIYLDP
- the LOC117628166 gene encoding F-box/FBD/LRR-repeat protein At1g13570-like isoform X2, with protein sequence MQRQPLKSPCKPQMELDRISNLPCHVAEQILSCLPIREAVRTSVLSSKWRYKWAMVAHLVFDNHCLSAQNRTTFVNIVDHVLLLHIGPIHKFKLSNRDFLATSDIDRWILHLSRSSIKEFILEIWKGNRYKMHSSVFSCQDMTHLELFNCLLRPPPTFKGFSRLKSLDLQHVTLAQDVFDNMVVRCPLLEKLTVMNFDGFTLLNIDAPNLQFFDVGGVFEDVNFKNTLNLAVVSIGLYEHVCNYQRRGPPGSSSHLLKFFAHLPRIQRLEIQSYFLKYLAIGTLPAKLPKPCLVLNYLSIRISFTDSDEILTAVCLLRSSPALQELEILVRPEDTTCAGTVNFQLDDNWNGPIARLRRVKINGIAGTKPELEFIRLLLLGSPALEKMTVKPASVNCGWEIVKKLLQYRRASVHAEIIYLDP
- the LOC117628156 gene encoding protein DETOXIFICATION 33, encoding MDNNTPLLASNHSGHEQEEKVGIVKEFGIESKKLWKIAGPAIFTAICQYSLGALTQVFSGFVGDVELAAVSVENSVIAGLAFGVMLGMGSALETLCGQAYGAGQIRMLGIYMQRSWIILLVTACVLVPVYVWSPPILELVGETDQISEAAGKFALWMLPQLFAYALNFPIQKFLQAQRKVFVMAWISAVVLVLHAVFSWLLILKLGWGLIGAAVTLNTSWWLIVIAQLLYIFITKSDGAWSGFSWLAFADLFGFVKLSLASAVMLCLEFWYLMVLVVITGRLKNPLIPVDAISICMNINGWDAMIAIGFNAAISVRVSNELGAGNAKIAKFAVVVVSVTSVAIGVVCLAVVLTTRDYFPYLFTNSEAVAKETTQLALLLGVTVLLNSLQPVLSGVAVGAGWQALVAYINIGCYYIVGLPAGILLGFTFGFGVEGIWSGMIGGIALQTLILIVVVSLTNWNKEADEAESRVQKWGGGVAAQD